The proteins below are encoded in one region of Chrysemys picta bellii isolate R12L10 chromosome 4, ASM1138683v2, whole genome shotgun sequence:
- the LOC135983143 gene encoding myb/SANT-like DNA-binding domain-containing protein 2 has translation MQADNRKRAPAWTVREVLDLIAVWGEDSVLAELRSKRRNAKIFEKISKGMMERGHNRDSDQCRVKVKELRQAYQKTKEANGRSGSEPRTCRYYAELHAILGGAATTNPPVFVDSGSGIVSTPEDSADGVEEEEEEEDELAESTQHSILPNSQDLFITLTEVPSQASQASQASTQDSDPMEGTSAAANSSSLPPPSRRLSQIRRRKKKTREEMFSEIMQSSRSDRAHLNEWKETVSKYRKEVSEREERRDQREDMRDQREERRDQREERRDARDERWRQEDQRMKEATLGLLQRLVEVQERLLENRLPLQPLFHPPPSPCSVSSSPRRVRTRGGRLRTPSHSTPVDSPSKRLSFF, from the exons atgcaggctgataatcgaaaaagagcaccagcatggaccgtgagggaggtactggatctgatcgctgtatggggagaggattcagtgcttgcagaacttcgttctaaaagacgaaatgcaaaaatttttgaaaaaatctccaagggcatgatggagagaggccacaatagggactcagatcagtgccgcgtgaaagtcaaggaactcagacaagcctatcagaaaacaaaggaggcaaacggtcgctccgggtcagagccgcggacatgccgctactacgccgagctgcatgcaattctagggggggctgccaccactaacccacctgtgttcgtggattctgggtcggggatagtctcgacgcctgaggattctgccgatggggtagaggaggaggaggaggaggaggatgagcttgcagagagcacacagcactccattctccccaacagccaggatctttttatcaccctgactgaagtaccctcccaagcctcccaagcctcccaagccagtacccaagactctgaccccatggaaggcacctcag cagctgcaaattcctcaagcctccctcctccatcccgaaggttatcacagataaggcgtcgtaaaaaaaagacgcgagaagagatgttttctgaaattatgcaatccagcaggagtgacagagctcatctgaatgagtggaaggaaacagtttcaaagtataggaaagaagtcagtgaacgtgaggagaggagggaccaacgtgaggacatgagggaccaacgtgaggagaggagagaccaacgtgaggagaggagagacgctcgagatgagaggtggcgtcaggaagaccagaggatgaaggaagcaacgctggggctgctccagcgtctggtggaggttcaggaacggctgctggaaaacagactgccgcttcagcccctgttccaccctcccccctccccatgttccgtatcctcctcacccagacgtgtaagaacgcggggggggaggctccgtacaccttcccattccaccccagtagacagcccaagcaaaaggctgtcatttttttaa